The segment GACCCTGTCGATGGAGACGGGCAGCGCCGAGGCGGTGCCGATGGCGACGCCGCGCTCCCGCGCGGTCGATTCCAGCTTGTTCAGGGCACGGTCGATTTCCATCGGGGTCGGCACCGCATCGAGCGCGATGTCGCCCTTGCCGAACGGCACCGCCAGGCTCGCCGTCGCCTGGGGCGCGATGCTGCGCGGCGAGGAGCCGTCGTCGAAGAAGCCGAGCCCGCGCTTGGAGGCCTCGCGGATGATCGGCTGCATCGCAGCATCGGTCGCCACGAAGCGGGCGCCCATGAAATTGGTGATGCCGGCATAGCCCTGCATCCGGCTCAGGTGCCAGTACAGCCGGTCCGTGTTCTGGTCGGCGGTGAGCGAGGTCAAGAGCGTCTGAGGCCCCGGATCGTTGTCCGGGAAATCGTAGGGCTCCATCGGGATCTGGAGGAAGATCTCGTGGCGCTGGGCGCGGGCCCGTTCGGCGAGTTTTCCCGGGTCGGAACCATAAGGCGTGAAGGCCAGCGTTACCGCGCCCGGCAGCTTCATGATGGCGTCGGTGGTCTTGGCGGCGCCGACGCCGAGGCCGCCGATCACGATGGCGACCACCGGCATTTTCGCGGCCTTGGCGCGGTCGGCATCGGCCGCATAGACGTTGAACGGCTTGAGATCGCCTGACATCACGGGGATCATGCCGTAGCGCGACTTCTCCAGCAGTTTTGGGTCGATTCCCGCCATGACGGCCGGTGCTGCGGAGGCGGCCTCGCTTTTGTCGGCAGCGTCGCCGGCACCGATCACCACGTCGTGGCGCGCACCGGTCGAGCCGTCGATCATGGTGACGGTCTTGTGCTCGCCGGAGGCGGCCTCTTTCGGCGCCTCCTTGGTCGCGTGCTTGCTGTCTTGGCCGTGCTCTTCGCCATGGCCGGCGGCGGGCTTCTCCTCGGTGGCCTTGTCAGCTCCCTTGGGGTCACGGATCGCCATCCGCGTCATCGGCTCGCCGCCAAGCGGGTCCTTGTTGAAGATGGCGAAGCCGGCAAAGGTGACCAGGAACAGGCCGAGCAGGACGGCCAGCGCCTGCATGGCGGTAAACGGCAGCCGCAGCCGGCGTTTCCGGCGCGGCTTCTCCTGTCCGAGCGGGGCGCTCAGATCATCGGCCGTTTCAGTCATGCGCGATCCCGAATCACTCACGCCGACGATACCACGGCGGGGTCAAGCGGCGGCAGGCCGGGATTGGCCGGGGATGGGGTCGTGGAGGTTCCCAAGCAAAAAGGGCGGCTCCAGGAGCCGCCCTTTTCGATCAATCGGTTGGTTGCGCTCAGTTCGCCGCCTTGGGCTTGTCGGCGGCCGCCTTGTCGGTGGTGCCGGGCGCGGGCGCTGCGGAGGCGCTGTTCTTGATGCCGTGGAGCAGATCGTCGGCGAGCTTGAGCGCCTTGTCGTCCTTGGCATCCGGCGGGACGTAGGACTGCGAGCCGGTCTTCTCGTCGCCGTCGTTCTTGAGATGGCCGCGCAGCGAGGCCTCGCCCTTGGTGTCGGTGCGGGACTTAAGCTCGTCCGGCACGTCCTGGAGCACCTCGATGTCGGGCACGATGCCCTTGGCCTGGATCGACTTGCCCGACGGCGTGTAGTAGCGCGCCGTGGTCAGGCGCAGCGCGCCGTTGCCGCTTCCGAGCGGGATGATGGTCTGCACCGAGCCCTTGCCGAACGAGCGCGTGCCGACGATGGTCGCGCGCTTGTGGTCCTGCAGTGCGCCGGCGACGATTTCGGACGCCGAGGCCGAGCCTCCGTTGACCAGCACGATGACCGGCTTGCCCTTGGTCAGATCGCCCGCATGCGCGGTGCGGCGCTGGGTCTCCTCGGCGTTGCGGCCGCGGGTCGACACGATCTCGCCCTTCTCCAGGAACGAGTCCGACACAGTGACCGCTTCCTCGAGCAGGCCGCCTGGATTGTTGCGGAGGTCGATGACGTAGCCCTTGAGCTTGTCGCCGATCTGATTCGAGAGGTTCGCGACCTCCTTCTTCAGGCCTTCGGTGGTCTGCTCGTTGAAGGTGGTAATGCGGATGTAGGCGATGTCGTCGGCCTCGACGCGCGCGCGCACCGAGCGGACGCGGATGTTGTCGCGCACCAGCGTGACGTCGATCGGATTGTCCTGGCCCTTGCGGACGATCTTGAGCTTGATCTTGGTGTTGACGGGCCCGCGCATCTTCTCGACCGCCTGGTTCAGGGTCAGACCCTGCACCGCCTCGTCGTCGAGATTGGTGATGATGTCGTTGGCCATGATTCCGGCGCGCGAGGCCGGCGTGTCGTCGATCGGCGAGACCACCTTGATCAGGCCGTCCTCCATCGTGACCTCGATGCCGAGGCCGCCGAACTCGCCGCGGGTCTGCACCTGCATGTCGCGGAAGCTCTTGGCGTCCATGTAGCTCGAATGCGGATCGAGGCCGGAGAGCATGCCGCTGATGGCGGATTCGATCAGCTTGGTGTCATCCGGCTTCTCGACATAGTCGGAGCGCACGCGCTCGAAGACGTCGCCGAACAGATTGAGCTGGCGATAGGTGTCCGCGGTCGCGGCTCGCGCGCTGGAGCCCATGAACACCGCGCGCGGCTGGGTCACGAACAGCGTCAGCGCCGCACCGGTGGCCGCGCTGAGGAGGATAACTGAAGTCTTGCGCATCATCCGCGAACCTTCTCGCCTTCATTTGCGGCCCACCATGGGCCTGGATCGATTGGAGTGCCGTCTTTGCGGAACTCGACATACAGAACAGGTTGACTCGCGTTGGTGGCGAGAATGGAGGCGACTTGAGATGTCGACCCCATGGTCGCGACCGGCTCCCCCGTGAGCACAAACTGTCCGATGTTTACCGAAATGCGCTCCATCCCGGCGATCAGGACATGATACCCGCCCCCGGCATTGAGGATCAAGAGTTGTCCATAGCTGCGGAAGGGGCCGGCATAGACCACCCAGCCGTCACACGGCGTTGTGACCTGGGATCCGGGGCGGGTCGCCAGCGAAATGCCCTTCTGGACCCCGCCGAGCCCGTCGGAACCACCAAAGTCCCTGATCTTGTTACCGTTAACCGGCAGCGGCAGGAGGCCCTTGGCCGCGGCAAAGGCGATCGCCGGGGTGGTCCGGGAACGGTCCTTGAAAACGGCCGGGCCGGACTTGGCGCTGGCGGCCGCGTTTGCCGCTGCCTTGGCCTCGGCCGCCTTTTCAGCCGCCTTGGCCGCGCTTTGCAGGTCCTGCTCCATCTTGGTGATCAGGCCCTGAAGATCGCCGACCTGCCTTGACAGCGCGATCGCGCGAGAATTCTCGGCGTCGAGGTCCTTTTCCCGCGACGATTGCTGGCGCTGCCGCTCGTCGACGAGCGCGGTGAGCCGGATCTGGTCGTTGCGGATCTTGTCGCGGTCGGCAGCGAGCTGGTCGCGCTCGCCGGCGATATTCTTGCGCAAGGAAACGAGCTCGCCGAGCTCGCCCGCGATGGTCTCGGCGCGGCTGCGCAATTCCGGTACGACGGCGCCGAGCAGCATCGCCGTACGCAGCGATTGCAGCGCATCCTCGGGCCGCACCAAAAGCGCCGGCGGAGTACGCCGGCCCGCGCGCTGCAAGGCCGCCAGAACCTCGACGATGTCGGCGCGGCGCGAATCAAGCGAAGCGCGCATCTCCTGCTCGCGAGCGTTGAGCGTTTTCAGCCGCGCTTCGGCTTCGTCGACCTTGGTCTCGACGGTGCGGACATTGGCGGCAGTGTCGATCAGCTGCTGATTGAGCTGGGTGCGATCCTGGCCGAGCGAGGTGATCTCGGCCTTGAGCTTGGCTTGGGCCTCCGCGGCGCTCTT is part of the Bradyrhizobium commune genome and harbors:
- a CDS encoding S41 family peptidase encodes the protein MMRKTSVILLSAATGAALTLFVTQPRAVFMGSSARAATADTYRQLNLFGDVFERVRSDYVEKPDDTKLIESAISGMLSGLDPHSSYMDAKSFRDMQVQTRGEFGGLGIEVTMEDGLIKVVSPIDDTPASRAGIMANDIITNLDDEAVQGLTLNQAVEKMRGPVNTKIKLKIVRKGQDNPIDVTLVRDNIRVRSVRARVEADDIAYIRITTFNEQTTEGLKKEVANLSNQIGDKLKGYVIDLRNNPGGLLEEAVTVSDSFLEKGEIVSTRGRNAEETQRRTAHAGDLTKGKPVIVLVNGGSASASEIVAGALQDHKRATIVGTRSFGKGSVQTIIPLGSGNGALRLTTARYYTPSGKSIQAKGIVPDIEVLQDVPDELKSRTDTKGEASLRGHLKNDGDEKTGSQSYVPPDAKDDKALKLADDLLHGIKNSASAAPAPGTTDKAAADKPKAAN
- a CDS encoding murein hydrolase activator EnvC family protein, which translates into the protein MRAPIFNLLLMASCAGASLFAEESLAQAPTPAQQAAAISPDAIKQREQELEAARASQKSAAEAQAKLKAEITSLGQDRTQLNQQLIDTAANVRTVETKVDEAEARLKTLNAREQEMRASLDSRRADIVEVLAALQRAGRRTPPALLVRPEDALQSLRTAMLLGAVVPELRSRAETIAGELGELVSLRKNIAGERDQLAADRDKIRNDQIRLTALVDERQRQQSSREKDLDAENSRAIALSRQVGDLQGLITKMEQDLQSAAKAAEKAAEAKAAANAAASAKSGPAVFKDRSRTTPAIAFAAAKGLLPLPVNGNKIRDFGGSDGLGGVQKGISLATRPGSQVTTPCDGWVVYAGPFRSYGQLLILNAGGGYHVLIAGMERISVNIGQFVLTGEPVATMGSTSQVASILATNASQPVLYVEFRKDGTPIDPGPWWAANEGEKVRG
- a CDS encoding divergent polysaccharide deacetylase family protein; protein product: MTETADDLSAPLGQEKPRRKRRLRLPFTAMQALAVLLGLFLVTFAGFAIFNKDPLGGEPMTRMAIRDPKGADKATEEKPAAGHGEEHGQDSKHATKEAPKEAASGEHKTVTMIDGSTGARHDVVIGAGDAADKSEAASAAPAVMAGIDPKLLEKSRYGMIPVMSGDLKPFNVYAADADRAKAAKMPVVAIVIGGLGVGAAKTTDAIMKLPGAVTLAFTPYGSDPGKLAERARAQRHEIFLQIPMEPYDFPDNDPGPQTLLTSLTADQNTDRLYWHLSRMQGYAGITNFMGARFVATDAAMQPIIREASKRGLGFFDDGSSPRSIAPQATASLAVPFGKGDIALDAVPTPMEIDRALNKLESTARERGVAIGTASALPVSIDRVGAWIKTLSDRGILLVPLTTAMLKSKSS